A region of Thermovibrio ammonificans HB-1 DNA encodes the following proteins:
- a CDS encoding ArsR/SmtB family transcription factor, with product MPDSCGKKYKKYGQVAKLFEVLSNPIRIGIIVSLAEGPKRPKEIREELGVPQPLLSQHATILREMGIIEKTDKFNVKSPCRLKDKKVLEILKAAGVALPDFQQTQGDKGEDN from the coding sequence ATGCCTGACTCCTGCGGGAAAAAGTATAAAAAATACGGCCAGGTGGCCAAACTCTTCGAAGTCCTCTCAAACCCCATAAGGATAGGCATCATCGTCTCTCTTGCCGAAGGCCCCAAAAGACCCAAGGAGATAAGAGAAGAGCTGGGAGTTCCCCAACCGCTGCTCTCTCAACACGCAACAATCCTGAGGGAGATGGGGATAATAGAGAAAACCGACAAGTTCAACGTAAAATCTCCCTGTAGGCTGAAGGATAAAAAGGTCCTGGAAATACTCAAAGCCGCAGGAGTGGCCCTACCTGATTTTCAGCAGACTCAGGGAGACAAGGGCGAGGATAATTGA
- the cysE gene encoding serine O-acetyltransferase encodes MFKRLREDIKTVFERDPAARSVLEVLLCYPGLHAIWLHRVAHWLWCRDLKLLARLVSHFSRWLTGIEIHPGAKIGRRFFIDHGMGVVIGETTEIGDDVTLYHQVTLGGTSTKKGKRHPTVGNNVVIGAGAKVLGPVKIGDNCKIGANSVVVKDVPPNSTVVGIPGKVVKREGIKPTKVDLEHGKLPDPVMETLKEMLNLIHDLELEVKTLKKEMKK; translated from the coding sequence ATGTTTAAAAGGCTTCGCGAGGATATTAAAACGGTTTTTGAAAGGGACCCGGCCGCACGGAGCGTTTTGGAGGTGCTGCTGTGTTACCCGGGACTCCACGCAATCTGGCTCCACAGGGTTGCCCACTGGCTCTGGTGTAGGGATTTGAAGCTCCTTGCGAGGCTTGTTTCCCACTTCTCCCGGTGGCTTACCGGTATAGAGATTCACCCCGGCGCCAAGATAGGCAGGCGCTTCTTTATAGACCACGGTATGGGAGTTGTTATAGGCGAAACAACCGAGATAGGCGACGACGTTACCCTGTACCACCAGGTAACCCTGGGGGGAACGAGTACCAAGAAGGGGAAGAGGCATCCCACCGTTGGTAACAATGTTGTTATAGGGGCGGGGGCCAAGGTTCTCGGACCTGTTAAAATTGGCGATAACTGTAAAATCGGGGCCAATTCAGTGGTTGTGAAAGACGTTCCTCCCAACTCTACCGTTGTGGGAATTCCGGGGAAAGTTGTAAAGCGGGAGGGGATTAAGCCCACAAAAGTTGACCTTGAGCACGGGAAGCTCCCCGACCCGGTTATGGAGACCCTTAAGGAGATGCTCAACCTCATTCACGACCTTGAGCTTGAGGTTAAAACTTTAAAGAAAGAGATGAAGAAGTGA
- a CDS encoding SPOR domain-containing protein: MRRLIPFLLFLLFAAGALGAQLKLPPPGSRVYTVQVGSFLKKEEALWVFEKVKDLPGARIVLRGGRYKVRVGFFSSYKKALEFCRSAHIPQRVDSYYVTLVRFYPKGIVELAGEPPKKEVKTVNATELRPSVKLVTFIPLNEKASKGSEAKPKTSETSKPPQVNGTARVETPEPSAPKSLPSGKTPEREGSFHLPARKLLYGFGALLALGVAVLFLRRRSLRSSTPQAVVAKLLADGKFEELIEFALPYLEENPKDTFVKKALAESYEKLGRFLEAAAVYEEISKDLEEKGLNILAEGFRKRAEELYAAEFKKGG, encoded by the coding sequence GTGAGAAGGCTCATCCCTTTTTTGCTCTTCCTTCTGTTTGCGGCGGGGGCTTTGGGAGCTCAGTTGAAGCTCCCCCCTCCGGGAAGCAGGGTTTACACCGTTCAAGTTGGCTCTTTCCTGAAGAAGGAGGAGGCCCTTTGGGTTTTTGAAAAGGTTAAAGACCTTCCCGGGGCCAGGATTGTTTTGAGGGGAGGGCGGTATAAGGTAAGGGTGGGCTTCTTTAGTTCCTACAAGAAGGCCCTTGAGTTCTGCCGCTCCGCCCACATTCCCCAAAGGGTGGACAGCTACTACGTGACCCTTGTGCGGTTTTACCCGAAGGGGATTGTAGAGCTGGCAGGTGAGCCTCCGAAAAAAGAGGTAAAAACCGTAAACGCTACAGAGCTTCGCCCTTCGGTTAAACTTGTCACTTTTATACCCTTAAACGAGAAGGCTTCTAAAGGTTCTGAAGCTAAACCGAAAACTTCTGAAACTTCCAAACCTCCGCAGGTAAACGGAACCGCCCGGGTTGAAACCCCCGAACCTTCCGCTCCTAAAAGCCTTCCCTCCGGGAAAACCCCGGAGCGGGAGGGGAGCTTTCACCTTCCTGCAAGGAAGCTCCTTTACGGCTTTGGAGCCCTGTTGGCCTTGGGAGTTGCGGTTCTCTTCCTGCGCAGGCGTTCCCTGAGAAGCTCTACGCCTCAAGCGGTTGTTGCCAAGCTCCTTGCCGACGGTAAGTTCGAAGAGCTCATAGAGTTTGCCCTTCCCTACCTTGAAGAGAACCCGAAAGACACCTTTGTTAAGAAGGCCCTTGCGGAGAGTTACGAGAAGCTCGGCAGGTTCTTAGAGGCTGCGGCCGTTTACGAGGAGATATCTAAGGATTTGGAGGAAAAGGGGCTCAACATCCTTGCAGAAGGTTTCAGGAAGAGAGCAGAGGAGCTCTACGCCGCCGAGTTTAAAAAGGGGGGATAA
- the ilvC gene encoding ketol-acid reductoisomerase: protein MAKIYYDEDASLEYLNGKTVAILGYGSQGHAHALNLRDSGVNVVIGLRPGKSAEKAKKDGFEVLTPEEAAKRADVIMFLLPDPVQKKVYEEAVKPNLEPGKALAFAHGFNIHFNQIVPPEDVDVFMVAPKGPGHLVRWTYLEGAGVPALVAVHQDATGKAKEIALAYAKGIGATRAGVIETTFKEETETDLFGEQAVLCGGASALVKAGFETLVEAGYQPEVAYFECLHELKLIVDLMYQHGLAGMRYSISDTAEYGDYTRGPRVIDEHVKENMKKILKEIQTGEFAREFVLEAQANYPVLNAYRKIEAEHPIEKVGKKLREMMPFLKQQKKELK, encoded by the coding sequence ATGGCAAAAATCTACTACGACGAGGACGCAAGCCTCGAATACTTAAACGGCAAAACGGTGGCCATCCTGGGCTACGGTAGCCAGGGCCACGCCCACGCTTTAAACCTCAGGGACAGCGGCGTAAACGTTGTAATCGGCTTAAGGCCCGGGAAGTCTGCAGAGAAGGCCAAGAAGGACGGGTTCGAGGTTTTAACCCCCGAGGAGGCGGCAAAGAGGGCCGACGTTATCATGTTCCTCCTCCCCGACCCGGTTCAGAAGAAGGTTTACGAGGAAGCGGTTAAGCCCAACCTTGAGCCCGGTAAGGCACTTGCCTTTGCCCACGGCTTTAACATCCACTTTAACCAGATTGTTCCCCCGGAAGATGTAGACGTGTTTATGGTGGCTCCCAAAGGCCCCGGACACCTGGTTCGCTGGACCTACCTTGAGGGAGCGGGAGTTCCGGCCCTTGTTGCGGTTCACCAGGACGCAACCGGTAAAGCAAAGGAGATTGCCCTCGCCTACGCCAAAGGCATCGGCGCAACAAGGGCTGGCGTGATAGAGACAACCTTTAAAGAGGAGACCGAAACCGACCTCTTCGGAGAGCAGGCCGTTCTGTGCGGCGGAGCCTCCGCCCTTGTAAAGGCAGGCTTCGAGACCCTTGTAGAGGCCGGCTACCAGCCCGAAGTTGCCTACTTTGAGTGCCTCCACGAGCTGAAACTCATAGTGGACCTCATGTACCAGCACGGCCTTGCCGGCATGCGCTACTCCATCTCCGACACTGCTGAGTACGGAGACTACACCCGCGGCCCGAGGGTAATAGACGAGCACGTTAAGGAGAACATGAAGAAAATCCTCAAAGAGATTCAGACCGGAGAGTTCGCAAGGGAGTTTGTCCTCGAGGCCCAGGCAAACTACCCGGTTCTCAACGCCTACAGGAAGATAGAGGCCGAGCACCCGATAGAGAAGGTTGGCAAGAAGCTCAGGGAGATGATGCCCTTCCTCAAACAGCAGAAGAAGGAGCTCAAGTAA
- the ilvN gene encoding acetolactate synthase small subunit yields MDRKEERKHVISVLVENQPGALARIIELFSSRGYNIESLNVGQTEDPTISRITMVAKGDEHTIEQIVKQLRRIIDVFKVRDLTDKKKLDRELLIVRVNAEKSEKKEEIKRLVEIFGAQIVDVSHDTYTVELTGDEDQVDAFLQLIKPLGIREMARTGRVAMVRALQGDTFGD; encoded by the coding sequence ATGGACAGGAAAGAGGAGCGCAAGCACGTTATAAGCGTTTTGGTTGAGAACCAGCCCGGAGCCCTCGCCCGGATAATAGAGCTCTTCAGCTCCAGGGGCTACAACATAGAGAGCTTGAACGTAGGGCAGACCGAGGACCCTACAATCTCCCGTATTACGATGGTTGCAAAGGGAGATGAGCACACGATAGAGCAGATAGTCAAGCAGCTCAGGCGGATAATAGACGTATTCAAGGTGAGAGACCTTACAGATAAGAAGAAGCTCGATAGAGAGCTTCTGATAGTAAGGGTAAACGCCGAAAAGAGCGAGAAAAAGGAGGAGATAAAAAGGCTGGTGGAGATATTCGGGGCCCAAATCGTCGACGTTTCCCACGACACCTACACAGTTGAGCTCACCGGAGACGAAGACCAAGTAGACGCCTTCCTCCAGCTCATAAAGCCCTTAGGCATCAGGGAGATGGCAAGAACCGGAAGGGTTGCAATGGTTAGAGCCCTTCAGGGCGACACATTCGGAGACTAA
- the ilvB gene encoding biosynthetic-type acetolactate synthase large subunit — MKLSGAEILLRALELEGVEKIFGYPGGAVLDIYDRLPFSPIKHYLTRHEQGAAHAADGYARVTGKVGVCFATSGPGATNLVTGLATAQIDSVPVVAFTGNVPTYMIGNDAFQEVDTVGITRPITKHNFLVKDVKELADTVKKAFYIARTGRPGVVLVDLPKDVTRELADFFEEEYKSPVQIRSYKPVLKGHPGQIKRAAKAIASAERPVLYIGGGTVSSGAADLVVKLAEVANIPMVATLMGLTAVPGDHPFFLGMLGMHGTYAANMAVQECDLLIAVGARFDDRVTGKLSEFAPNAKVIHIDIDSAEIGKNRAVDIPIVGDAKLVLEELLPEVEKQVAKNREFYGVREKWIVKVRSWAERYPLWYEPSDRVIKPQFVIEKIWEVTKGEAIITTDVGQHQMWTAQFYKFRFPRQLVTSGGLGTMGFGLPAAVGAKVGRPDKTVFCISGDGSFQMNMQEVVTAVHYNIPIKVAIINNSFLGMVRQWQGIFYDRNYSQVHLDVQPDFVRLVEAMGAVGLRAERPQEVEEVLKEAMAINDRPVVIDFIVDREEDVFPMVPPGGALHEMILPDYGKKKAKKAV, encoded by the coding sequence ATGAAGCTCTCCGGAGCAGAAATCCTTTTAAGGGCCTTAGAGCTTGAAGGCGTTGAGAAGATATTCGGATACCCGGGAGGAGCCGTATTAGACATATACGACAGGCTCCCCTTCTCGCCGATAAAACACTACCTAACCCGCCACGAACAGGGAGCCGCCCACGCAGCAGACGGTTACGCAAGGGTAACCGGTAAAGTGGGCGTCTGCTTTGCCACAAGCGGCCCGGGGGCAACAAACCTCGTAACCGGGCTTGCAACAGCTCAAATAGACTCGGTTCCGGTTGTAGCCTTTACAGGGAACGTTCCCACCTACATGATAGGCAACGACGCATTCCAGGAAGTTGACACGGTTGGCATAACCAGGCCGATAACGAAGCATAACTTTCTCGTAAAAGATGTTAAAGAGCTTGCCGATACCGTTAAGAAGGCCTTTTACATAGCCAGAACCGGAAGACCCGGCGTTGTTCTCGTAGACCTTCCCAAAGACGTAACGAGGGAGCTTGCAGACTTCTTCGAAGAGGAGTACAAAAGCCCTGTTCAGATAAGGAGTTACAAGCCGGTCCTTAAAGGCCACCCGGGCCAGATAAAGCGGGCGGCTAAAGCCATAGCCTCCGCCGAAAGGCCGGTTCTCTACATTGGGGGAGGTACCGTCTCGTCGGGGGCGGCAGACCTCGTTGTAAAGCTGGCGGAAGTGGCCAACATCCCGATGGTTGCCACCCTCATGGGCCTCACCGCAGTCCCCGGCGACCACCCGTTCTTCCTCGGCATGCTGGGCATGCACGGTACGTACGCCGCCAACATGGCCGTTCAGGAGTGCGACCTGCTCATAGCGGTGGGGGCACGCTTCGACGACAGGGTTACCGGGAAGCTCTCGGAGTTTGCACCCAACGCAAAGGTTATCCACATAGACATAGACAGCGCCGAGATAGGCAAGAACAGGGCTGTAGACATTCCGATAGTAGGCGATGCCAAACTGGTTCTGGAAGAGCTCCTTCCGGAAGTTGAAAAGCAGGTTGCCAAAAACAGGGAGTTTTACGGAGTTAGGGAGAAGTGGATAGTTAAGGTTCGCAGCTGGGCAGAGCGCTACCCCCTGTGGTACGAGCCGAGCGACAGGGTTATCAAGCCCCAGTTTGTAATCGAGAAAATCTGGGAAGTCACAAAGGGAGAGGCGATAATCACAACCGACGTGGGCCAGCACCAGATGTGGACGGCCCAGTTCTACAAGTTCCGCTTCCCCAGGCAGCTTGTAACCTCCGGTGGTTTGGGAACTATGGGATTCGGTCTTCCGGCAGCCGTTGGGGCAAAGGTGGGAAGGCCCGACAAAACCGTTTTCTGCATCTCGGGAGACGGCTCATTCCAGATGAACATGCAGGAGGTTGTAACCGCCGTCCACTACAACATCCCGATAAAGGTTGCCATAATAAACAACAGCTTCCTCGGAATGGTCCGCCAGTGGCAGGGAATCTTCTACGACAGGAACTACTCCCAGGTTCACTTAGACGTCCAGCCCGACTTTGTGAGGCTCGTTGAGGCAATGGGCGCCGTTGGCCTGCGTGCCGAAAGGCCCCAGGAGGTTGAAGAGGTTCTAAAAGAGGCCATGGCGATAAACGACCGCCCGGTAGTTATAGACTTTATAGTAGACAGGGAAGAGGACGTCTTCCCGATGGTTCCGCCCGGCGGAGCACTCCACGAGATGATACTACCCGACTACGGCAAGAAGAAAGCCAAGAAAGCGGTTTAA
- a CDS encoding anthranilate synthase component I family protein → MRVFDLPFADPFKVFLWLKERGYPVRLFLDSAQVNPKTGRYSFICLECEEELRLAGDPAAFEKLNRLFFALKERYSAGDLPFGLFGYVTYDANRFIEELPTPFVNDIGMPELHFILPKQLLIFDNVKRKLYGVSLEGPLPELKELPDYCGSYSSRLLGFNMDREYFYWAVNRIKEFIAAGDTFQVNFSQRIDLLFEGDPVALYSRLRSINPSPFAFYFELGGFTAVSCSPERLLKLEGRLAQTRPIAGTRRRGRTEEEDRALERELFLSEKERAEHVMLVDLERNDLGRVCRYGTVEVDELMVPERYSHVTHIVSNVRGILREDVSPIEALVALFPGGTITGAPKIRTMEIIAQLEPTWRNLYTGSVGYLGFNGEADFNIVIRTLILKGNRAYLQVGAGIVADSRPEREYRETLHKGRALLESLGVEL, encoded by the coding sequence GTGAGAGTTTTCGACCTTCCCTTTGCAGACCCGTTTAAGGTGTTCCTCTGGCTGAAGGAGAGGGGATACCCCGTTAGGCTGTTCCTCGATTCGGCTCAGGTTAACCCCAAAACTGGGCGTTACTCCTTTATCTGTTTAGAGTGTGAGGAGGAGCTGCGCCTTGCCGGTGACCCTGCCGCCTTTGAGAAGCTCAACCGCCTCTTTTTCGCCCTGAAGGAGCGTTACTCCGCAGGTGACTTACCTTTCGGGCTTTTCGGTTACGTAACCTACGACGCAAACCGCTTCATAGAGGAGCTTCCCACCCCCTTCGTTAACGACATCGGCATGCCCGAGCTCCACTTCATACTCCCCAAGCAGCTCCTCATCTTCGACAACGTTAAGAGGAAACTCTACGGCGTTTCCCTTGAAGGGCCTCTGCCGGAGCTGAAAGAGCTCCCCGACTACTGCGGCAGTTACTCGTCGCGCCTTTTGGGCTTTAACATGGACAGGGAGTACTTCTACTGGGCGGTGAACCGCATAAAGGAGTTTATAGCCGCAGGAGACACCTTCCAGGTGAACTTCTCTCAGCGGATAGACCTCCTCTTTGAAGGCGACCCCGTGGCCCTTTACAGCCGTTTAAGGAGCATAAACCCCTCTCCCTTTGCCTTCTACTTTGAGCTCGGCGGGTTTACTGCCGTCTCCTGCTCCCCCGAGCGCCTCCTTAAGCTGGAGGGGCGCCTCGCCCAAACCAGGCCAATAGCCGGCACCAGGCGGCGGGGCAGAACGGAAGAGGAGGACAGGGCCCTTGAGCGGGAGCTGTTTCTCTCGGAAAAGGAGCGGGCCGAACACGTTATGCTTGTAGACCTTGAGCGTAACGACCTCGGGAGGGTCTGCCGTTACGGAACCGTTGAGGTAGATGAGCTTATGGTTCCCGAGCGCTACTCCCACGTGACCCACATAGTATCAAACGTTCGCGGAATCCTGAGGGAGGACGTTTCGCCGATTGAGGCCCTTGTTGCTCTTTTCCCCGGAGGAACCATAACGGGGGCTCCCAAGATTAGAACGATGGAGATAATAGCCCAGCTTGAGCCCACCTGGCGGAACCTCTACACCGGCTCTGTGGGCTACTTGGGGTTCAACGGTGAGGCCGATTTCAACATAGTGATAAGAACCCTGATTCTGAAGGGGAACAGGGCTTACCTTCAGGTGGGTGCGGGGATTGTTGCAGACTCTCGGCCGGAGAGGGAGTATAGGGAAACCCTCCACAAGGGGAGGGCCCTTCTGGAGTCTTTGGGGGTTGAGCTGTAG
- a CDS encoding KpsF/GutQ family sugar-phosphate isomerase, producing the protein MEKEEILKEGKRVLREEAETLGRLAERLNGEFVKAVELLASTRGRVVLTGVGKSGLVCKKIAATLASTGTPAFFLHPTDAAHGDLGMLKGEDTVIAVSNSGETAELLSIIPLIKSFGIPVIAITSNPESTLAKVADVTINLGVEKEACPLNLAPTSSTTATLALGDALAAALVKVKGFTSEDFARLHPGGKLGVRLARVKELMHKGGEVPQVPPEATLKEAIIEMSAKKLGATLVKDGERLLGIFTDGDLRRALERGADLNTPIKEIMTENPKTIREDAFGEEALRLMELHKITVLPVVDGEGRVTGIVHLHDILGRRILKT; encoded by the coding sequence ATGGAAAAGGAGGAGATATTAAAAGAAGGCAAGCGAGTACTGAGGGAGGAGGCAGAAACCCTCGGTCGGCTGGCAGAGCGGCTTAACGGCGAGTTCGTTAAGGCCGTTGAGCTCCTTGCCTCAACCAGGGGGAGGGTGGTCCTTACGGGAGTTGGGAAGTCGGGTCTGGTGTGTAAGAAGATAGCGGCAACGCTTGCAAGTACTGGAACTCCCGCCTTCTTCCTCCACCCGACAGACGCCGCCCACGGCGACCTGGGGATGCTAAAGGGAGAAGACACGGTAATAGCCGTTTCAAACAGCGGGGAAACTGCCGAGCTCCTCTCCATCATCCCGCTTATAAAGAGCTTCGGCATACCTGTAATAGCGATAACAAGCAACCCCGAGTCTACGCTGGCCAAGGTGGCAGACGTTACCATAAACCTCGGGGTAGAGAAGGAGGCGTGCCCCCTGAACCTTGCCCCCACCTCCTCAACAACCGCAACCCTTGCCCTGGGCGACGCCCTTGCGGCCGCCCTGGTAAAGGTTAAAGGCTTTACAAGCGAAGACTTTGCAAGGCTCCACCCGGGCGGTAAGCTGGGCGTAAGGCTGGCCCGGGTAAAAGAGCTCATGCACAAGGGAGGCGAGGTGCCCCAAGTTCCCCCCGAGGCAACCCTCAAAGAGGCGATAATAGAGATGTCGGCCAAGAAGCTCGGGGCAACGCTGGTTAAAGACGGTGAGAGGCTGCTCGGAATATTCACAGACGGCGACCTGCGCCGCGCCCTCGAAAGGGGAGCAGACCTCAACACTCCAATAAAGGAGATAATGACCGAAAACCCGAAAACAATAAGGGAAGACGCCTTCGGTGAGGAGGCCTTAAGGCTGATGGAGCTTCACAAGATAACGGTCCTGCCGGTTGTAGACGGCGAGGGCAGGGTAACGGGCATAGTCCACCTCCACGACATTCTCGGGAGGAGAATCCTCAAAACTTGA
- a CDS encoding M48 family metallopeptidase, translating to MKRIYAAAVGLTLTLFLFACGVVQTSPFGERSLILIPTSQEVAIGRAAALQIERRSKMCKDPVINGYVNWVGQRIAAVCGRHDIEFHYKVIESPELNAFSLPGGWVYIYTGLLKHLKDEADLAFVLGHETGHIVGRHAIRRLQLIYGINLLLSLTLGGKNLSPIEEEVLKVLYQIVIAGYSRKEEFEADAMGAYFTGKAGWNPVASVETIQILDSLMKFKPSGVTELFMDHPTNKKRIANLERWIRTFPKSWLRQPFNAERYREKVLRRLNGKGGDIKRRQASTEGGGRNPRSAGRAA from the coding sequence ATGAAGAGAATATATGCAGCGGCGGTAGGGTTAACACTAACGCTGTTTCTCTTTGCCTGCGGAGTGGTTCAAACGTCGCCGTTCGGGGAGCGCTCGCTCATACTCATCCCCACCTCACAAGAGGTGGCCATCGGCAGGGCCGCGGCCCTCCAGATTGAGCGGCGCTCAAAGATGTGTAAAGACCCGGTAATAAACGGCTACGTAAACTGGGTGGGCCAGAGGATAGCCGCAGTATGCGGCAGACACGACATAGAGTTCCACTACAAAGTAATCGAAAGCCCGGAGCTCAACGCCTTCTCCCTGCCTGGAGGGTGGGTATACATCTACACCGGGCTACTGAAACACCTGAAGGACGAAGCAGACCTTGCCTTCGTTTTAGGCCACGAAACGGGCCACATAGTGGGAAGACACGCAATAAGGAGGCTCCAGCTCATCTACGGGATAAACCTGCTGCTGAGCCTCACCCTGGGAGGCAAGAACCTCAGCCCCATAGAGGAAGAGGTTTTGAAGGTCCTCTACCAGATAGTTATCGCCGGCTACTCCCGAAAGGAGGAGTTTGAAGCCGACGCAATGGGGGCCTACTTTACCGGAAAGGCCGGCTGGAACCCGGTAGCCTCGGTGGAGACCATTCAGATACTCGACTCCTTAATGAAGTTCAAACCGTCGGGGGTGACGGAGCTCTTCATGGACCACCCCACGAACAAAAAGAGGATAGCCAACTTGGAAAGGTGGATAAGGACGTTCCCCAAGTCGTGGTTGAGGCAGCCCTTCAACGCCGAACGCTACAGGGAGAAGGTGTTAAGGAGGTTAAATGGAAAAGGAGGAGATATTAAAAGAAGGCAAGCGAGTACTGAGGGAGGAGGCAGAAACCCTCGGTCGGCTGGCAGAGCGGCTTAA